The following are from one region of the Stanieria cyanosphaera PCC 7437 genome:
- a CDS encoding RNA methyltransferase — MSKPKIILVEPAGTLNVGSVARVMKNMGLDQLVLVNPQCDPHASEARQMAVHGIEVLERATIVPDLPTALKGCQRAIATTSRSRTLPMNLESPRLALPWLLEAQISSALIFGPEDRGLSNSELNYAQRFVGIAANPEYPSLNLAQAVAVCVYELYQTSLQKNLDTSNSCANLQGEEVTTFSSVSVDSASLDTIEGYYQHLETVLLEIGYLYPHTAAARMEKFRRLYYRANLTNEEVAMLRGILSQIQWAIKSNRS, encoded by the coding sequence ATGTCTAAGCCAAAAATTATTTTAGTCGAACCAGCAGGAACGTTAAATGTAGGTTCGGTAGCGCGAGTGATGAAAAATATGGGATTAGATCAATTAGTTTTAGTTAATCCTCAATGCGATCCTCATGCTTCCGAAGCTCGACAAATGGCGGTTCATGGAATTGAAGTATTAGAACGAGCTACTATCGTACCCGACTTACCAACTGCACTAAAAGGATGTCAAAGAGCGATCGCAACTACCTCTCGTTCTCGTACTTTACCGATGAACTTAGAATCACCTCGTTTAGCTCTTCCTTGGTTATTAGAAGCTCAAATTAGTTCTGCTCTTATTTTTGGGCCAGAAGATCGAGGTTTGAGTAATAGTGAACTTAATTATGCCCAAAGATTTGTAGGAATTGCTGCTAACCCCGAATATCCTTCTCTCAACTTGGCTCAAGCTGTGGCTGTTTGTGTTTATGAGTTATATCAAACCTCTTTACAAAAAAATCTTGACACTAGTAATAGCTGTGCTAACTTACAGGGGGAGGAAGTGACAACTTTTTCCTCTGTTTCGGTTGATTCTGCTTCTTTAGATACTATAGAGGGATATTATCAACATCTTGAAACCGTACTTTTAGAGATTGGCTATCTCTATCCTCATACTGCAGCAGCCAGAATGGAAAAGTTTCGACGTTTATACTATCGAGCTAATCTAACTAATGAAGAAGTGGCAATGTTGCGAGGTATACTCAGCCAAATTCAATGGGCAATTAAATCTAATCGCTCTTAG
- a CDS encoding serine/threonine-protein kinase — MSNIEPNRSNSGDMFPVSGAKMHHPGTILDQRYQIVRQVGRGGFGRTYLANDLSQPNHPQCVIKQLQPRTNNLRVWENAKQRFVNEASVLQRLGSHDQIPQLISYFEEDHEFYLVQEYIEGEELQAEIERNLFNETQVIGLLQDVLRVLDFVHKTNVIHRDIKPANLIRRKQDGRFVLIDFGAVKEISTIALNSQGQAVFTQMVGTQGFMPPEQIAGQPTLASDLYALGQTAIYALTGRSPIELENLEETNQLNWQNYCSISSRLGEIINRMVDPKCIERYNSAIEVLYDLQPLLKVEQVVGGRYRITSYLGGKAGIYTYLADNLWRHYQSPCVIKEIKFSDRDPTNIQAAERQFSNEIAVLERLSYHEQIPQIWDHFEDNGEFYLVQAYIPGENLQKKLEQTKTLTEEQVVELLADALIVLAFIHQHRVIHRDIKPSNLLIRNSDQRVMLIDFGVLKDIGNLTKLKTSAIEPVGTKAYMPPEQIAGRPTVSSDLYALGITMICALTGVEAQHLSIEKQTGEVIWQEGLQINRKLQKILAKMTSLDLGKRYQSAEKVLSDLNRIYHVSGNFSPSETISASNTGKSDFFNNINLPTVVPEGMGNKSNLVYFLIALAGIGSLLASIEFFSPTLRPLYYWSQGQRLLTQEPETALTKFQQAIDLQPNNVKAWQGRGDALYHLERFQEALAAYDEAIQLDTQNASTWKSRGDALYRLERFPAALVSYEKALDLEPNKAETWNRKGRTLYKLENYLEAIAAQDKALEIESNNAQALSDRGLALIGLGKYQEALSDFNKAQVIKPLDPRFWQNKALALQYLGQNQSADRVYQEAVVAYDQVLQENSKNVTAWIDRGNVFSKLRQQQKALDSYEKAIAIQPESHLAWLGKGNALFAMGKYSEALAAFDRALEIQPESYITWQNRGSLLRDGMGNLPEAIASFDQAVTINPSFYHAWRDRGLALSQAGDQAEAIDSFDKALKINPDDYKSWVGRGIALAFQNKTDEALAAFERAEEIEPNDPFVWINKASALEGWQRYSEACDAYRKARELNPEFTPAIQGLTRLGCRVS, encoded by the coding sequence ATGTCCAATATAGAACCTAACAGATCTAATTCTGGAGATATGTTTCCCGTCTCTGGAGCTAAAATGCATCATCCTGGCACAATCCTCGATCAACGTTACCAAATTGTGCGGCAAGTAGGTAGAGGTGGATTTGGACGAACTTATCTCGCCAACGATTTAAGTCAACCCAATCATCCACAATGTGTGATTAAACAACTGCAACCACGAACCAATAATCTTCGGGTTTGGGAAAACGCTAAACAGCGTTTTGTTAATGAAGCATCAGTTTTGCAAAGATTAGGAAGTCACGATCAAATTCCTCAGTTGATTAGTTATTTTGAGGAAGACCACGAATTTTATCTGGTACAAGAATACATTGAAGGAGAAGAGCTACAAGCAGAAATTGAACGTAATCTTTTTAACGAAACTCAAGTTATTGGATTGCTACAAGATGTTTTGAGAGTTTTAGATTTTGTTCATAAAACCAATGTTATTCATCGTGACATTAAACCTGCTAATTTAATCAGACGTAAACAAGATGGAAGATTTGTTCTGATTGATTTTGGTGCAGTTAAAGAAATTAGTACGATCGCGCTCAATTCTCAAGGACAAGCTGTTTTTACGCAAATGGTAGGCACTCAAGGATTTATGCCACCAGAACAAATTGCGGGTCAACCTACTTTAGCTAGTGATCTTTATGCTTTAGGTCAAACAGCTATCTATGCGCTCACAGGGCGATCTCCAATAGAATTAGAAAATTTAGAAGAGACAAACCAGTTAAACTGGCAGAATTACTGTTCGATTAGTTCTCGTTTAGGAGAAATTATTAATCGCATGGTTGATCCCAAATGTATAGAAAGATATAACTCAGCAATTGAAGTTCTGTACGATTTACAACCATTACTAAAAGTAGAGCAAGTTGTTGGTGGACGCTATCGAATTACCAGTTATCTTGGCGGGAAAGCAGGAATTTATACTTATTTAGCTGATAATCTTTGGCGACACTATCAATCTCCATGTGTAATTAAGGAAATTAAATTTTCAGACCGCGATCCTACTAATATTCAAGCAGCCGAACGTCAATTTTCCAATGAAATAGCAGTTTTAGAAAGACTAAGTTATCACGAACAAATTCCTCAGATCTGGGATCATTTTGAAGATAATGGTGAATTTTATTTAGTTCAAGCCTATATTCCTGGAGAAAACTTACAAAAAAAGCTAGAACAGACTAAGACTCTAACAGAAGAACAAGTGGTAGAGTTATTAGCCGATGCTTTAATAGTATTGGCTTTTATTCATCAGCATCGAGTAATTCACCGCGACATTAAACCATCGAATTTATTAATTCGTAACTCAGATCAGCGTGTCATGCTGATTGATTTTGGAGTTTTAAAAGACATTGGCAATTTAACTAAACTCAAAACTAGTGCTATTGAACCAGTAGGCACCAAAGCTTATATGCCTCCGGAGCAGATTGCTGGAAGACCAACAGTAAGCAGCGATCTTTATGCTTTAGGAATTACGATGATTTGTGCTTTGACAGGAGTTGAAGCTCAACATCTTTCGATCGAAAAACAAACAGGAGAAGTTATTTGGCAAGAAGGATTACAAATTAATCGCAAATTACAGAAAATTCTCGCCAAGATGACTAGCCTAGATTTAGGTAAACGTTATCAATCAGCCGAAAAAGTTTTAAGCGATCTTAATCGAATTTATCATGTATCTGGTAACTTTAGTCCGAGCGAAACTATTAGTGCTAGCAATACGGGTAAATCAGACTTTTTTAATAATATCAATTTGCCAACAGTTGTTCCCGAAGGAATGGGCAACAAATCAAACTTGGTTTATTTTTTAATTGCTTTAGCTGGAATTGGTTCTTTACTAGCTAGTATTGAATTTTTTTCGCCGACTCTTAGACCATTGTATTATTGGTCTCAAGGACAAAGATTGTTAACTCAAGAGCCAGAAACAGCCTTAACCAAATTTCAGCAAGCTATCGATCTGCAACCCAACAATGTCAAAGCTTGGCAAGGAAGAGGAGACGCGCTTTATCATTTAGAACGTTTTCAAGAAGCATTAGCAGCTTATGACGAAGCAATTCAACTAGATACTCAAAATGCTAGTACTTGGAAAAGTCGTGGTGATGCTCTTTATCGTTTAGAAAGATTTCCTGCTGCTTTAGTCTCCTATGAAAAAGCTTTAGATTTAGAGCCAAACAAAGCTGAAACCTGGAATCGTAAAGGTAGAACACTTTATAAATTAGAAAATTATCTTGAAGCAATTGCTGCTCAAGACAAAGCACTAGAAATAGAGTCAAATAATGCACAAGCTTTAAGCGATCGCGGTTTGGCTTTAATTGGCTTGGGTAAATATCAAGAAGCATTGAGTGATTTTAATAAAGCTCAGGTAATTAAACCTTTAGACCCCAGATTTTGGCAAAATAAAGCCTTGGCACTTCAATATTTAGGTCAAAATCAATCAGCAGATCGAGTTTATCAAGAAGCTGTGGTTGCTTACGACCAAGTTTTACAAGAAAACTCCAAAAATGTGACAGCTTGGATTGATCGCGGTAATGTTTTTAGTAAATTGCGACAACAGCAAAAAGCTCTTGATTCTTATGAAAAAGCAATTGCTATTCAGCCAGAATCTCACTTGGCTTGGCTAGGAAAAGGTAATGCTTTATTTGCGATGGGCAAATATTCAGAAGCATTAGCTGCTTTTGATCGTGCCTTAGAAATTCAACCAGAATCTTATATTACTTGGCAAAATCGTGGCTCTTTGTTGCGAGATGGGATGGGTAATCTTCCTGAAGCGATCGCATCTTTTGATCAAGCAGTAACAATTAATCCTAGTTTTTATCATGCGTGGCGCGATCGAGGTTTGGCTCTCTCTCAAGCTGGAGATCAAGCAGAGGCAATTGATTCGTTTGATAAAGCTTTAAAAATTAATCCTGATGATTATAAATCTTGGGTAGGGCGTGGAATTGCTTTAGCTTTTCAAAACAAAACCGATGAAGCATTAGCTGCGTTTGAACGTGCTGAAGAAATTGAACCCAACGATCCTTTTGTTTGGATCAATAAAGCATCTGCCCTAGAAGGATGGCAAAGATATAGTGAGGCTTGTGATGCTTATAGAAAGGCAAGAGAGCTTAATCCAGAATTTACTCCTGCCATTCAAGGTTTAACTAGATTGGGTTGTCGAGTTTCTTGA
- a CDS encoding NAD(P)/FAD-dependent oxidoreductase — protein MFQEEKKQSLHHVVIVGGGFGGLYAAKSLAKAPVKVTLIDKQNFHVFQPLLYQVATGGLAPSNISSPLRAVLKHNKNTEVLMGEVTQIEPERQIVKLKYREIHYDSLIIATGASPQYFGNPEWVKKAPGLKTVEDALEIRRRIFLAFESAEKETIPEKRQDWLTFVLVGGGAAGVELAGALAELTRSTLKEDFRNIDPATAKIILIQSPERILPTYPAQLSEQALNKLKDLGVIVKTKTKVIDLNEQVVTVRQGEQIEQIRTRTVLWTAGMKASAIALRLSEATGASLDRMGRVIVSPEFTVGKYNNIFAIGDLAHYRINQNHLLPAVAPAAMQAGNYVANLIQSQLQGKKIASFRYWDWGNLAVIGKHAAVIDFGLIKLSGILAWLIWMFIHVFYLLEFDNKIIVAIQWVWSYFTSNKCDRLIVSSGISPKIELEPERDTQALLQV, from the coding sequence ATGTTTCAAGAAGAAAAAAAACAATCTCTTCATCATGTAGTAATTGTCGGCGGAGGATTTGGTGGACTTTACGCAGCAAAGAGTCTTGCCAAAGCACCCGTCAAAGTTACCTTAATTGACAAACAAAACTTCCATGTCTTTCAACCGCTACTATATCAAGTTGCTACTGGTGGTTTAGCTCCGAGCAATATTTCTTCTCCTCTTAGAGCCGTACTAAAGCATAACAAAAATACTGAAGTCTTGATGGGAGAAGTAACTCAGATCGAGCCTGAGCGTCAAATAGTTAAATTAAAATATCGCGAGATTCACTATGATTCTCTAATTATTGCCACTGGTGCTAGTCCTCAATATTTTGGCAATCCCGAATGGGTAAAAAAAGCTCCAGGATTAAAAACCGTTGAAGATGCTTTAGAAATTCGCCGACGGATTTTTCTTGCCTTTGAGTCTGCTGAAAAAGAAACTATTCCTGAAAAACGCCAAGATTGGTTAACTTTTGTTTTAGTTGGTGGTGGTGCTGCTGGGGTTGAATTGGCTGGAGCGTTAGCAGAATTAACTCGTAGTACTTTAAAAGAAGATTTTCGTAATATCGATCCAGCAACAGCGAAAATTATTTTAATTCAAAGTCCAGAAAGAATTTTACCCACTTATCCCGCTCAATTATCCGAGCAAGCTCTTAACAAGCTCAAAGATTTAGGTGTGATTGTTAAAACCAAAACCAAAGTAATCGATCTTAATGAACAAGTTGTTACTGTACGCCAAGGGGAACAAATTGAGCAGATTAGAACACGTACTGTATTATGGACTGCTGGCATGAAAGCTTCTGCGATCGCTCTTAGATTATCAGAAGCGACTGGTGCAAGTTTAGATCGGATGGGTAGAGTAATTGTCTCGCCAGAATTTACAGTGGGTAAATATAACAATATTTTTGCCATCGGTGATTTGGCTCATTATCGCATTAACCAAAATCATCTTTTACCAGCAGTAGCACCCGCAGCGATGCAAGCGGGTAACTATGTGGCCAATTTAATTCAAAGTCAACTACAAGGCAAAAAAATAGCTTCGTTTCGCTATTGGGATTGGGGTAATTTAGCTGTCATCGGTAAACACGCTGCTGTGATCGATTTTGGTTTGATCAAGCTTTCTGGAATTCTAGCGTGGCTAATTTGGATGTTTATTCACGTCTTTTATCTGCTGGAATTTGATAACAAAATTATTGTCGCGATTCAGTGGGTGTGGAGTTATTTTACCAGTAACAAATGCGATCGCTTGATTGTGTCTTCGGGTATTTCTCCTAAAATCGAATTAGAACCAGAAAGAGATACCCAAGCTTTGCTACAAGTCTAA
- a CDS encoding RMD1 family protein yields the protein MEKTLFLNKENIKVRALFLGQRIDVKALENVECLTTNPLIVSAGELGCAVLFRYGVVVLFGLEPIEEATFLNNLKPLVVEPFAEPEGEDTAIYLDNNTTGKVLEGNIFLPQFTLKSLQIVADILAKSVVLAHYEQQTTSTFDRIEPFAVSLQNTSWSRKQVKELLKLLGSTLSIQHKVMGRVEVIDKPELLWDYPELERLYLRLEDEYEIRERDQVLERKLESVSRTAETALGLLQHNTSLRVEWYIVILIVMELVLSLYGMFAGV from the coding sequence ATGGAAAAAACATTGTTTTTAAATAAAGAGAATATCAAAGTTAGAGCTTTGTTCTTAGGTCAAAGGATCGATGTCAAAGCCTTAGAAAATGTCGAATGCTTAACAACTAATCCTCTAATTGTTTCGGCTGGTGAGTTGGGATGCGCCGTGTTATTTCGTTATGGAGTAGTAGTTTTATTTGGTCTTGAACCCATTGAAGAAGCAACGTTTCTTAATAACCTTAAACCTTTAGTTGTAGAACCTTTCGCAGAACCAGAAGGGGAAGACACAGCAATTTATTTAGATAATAATACTACTGGTAAAGTTTTAGAAGGGAATATTTTCTTGCCACAGTTTACCCTGAAAAGTTTGCAAATTGTTGCCGATATTTTAGCCAAAAGTGTGGTTTTAGCTCACTATGAACAGCAAACGACTAGTACTTTTGATCGAATAGAACCCTTTGCTGTCAGTCTACAAAATACTAGCTGGAGTCGCAAACAAGTCAAAGAATTACTTAAACTATTGGGTAGCACCTTATCAATTCAGCACAAAGTCATGGGTCGAGTTGAAGTAATCGATAAACCAGAATTACTATGGGATTATCCAGAATTAGAAAGACTTTATCTGCGTCTAGAAGATGAATATGAGATTCGCGAAAGAGATCAAGTGTTGGAACGTAAATTAGAATCAGTTTCTCGTACTGCTGAAACTGCGCTTGGTTTACTGCAACACAATACCAGCTTGAGAGTAGAGTGGTATATTGTGATTTTAATCGTCATGGAACTAGTTTTATCTCTATATGGAATGTTCGCTGGCGTTTGA
- a CDS encoding alpha/beta hydrolase, producing MPKQIKPMMLILGGLILTIYVMICGVLRWKQTKLIFFPSPVVVATPKDYQLAYEEVWLPVSTGKIHGWWIPASTLEAPVILYLHGNGSNNGDTIGQATRFHQLNFSTLLIDYRGYGYSSGPFPNETLVYEDAEAAWQYLTVERKINPNKIIVYGHSLGGAIALELATRHPELAGLIVNGTFTSMRAIAAYMKQYRILPLDWILTQKFDSITKIKTLKTPILLMHGIEDRVVPAWMSQELFTATAAPKQLWLVPKAGHNDLAKVAGEEYLEKIKQFVEQVTK from the coding sequence ATGCCCAAGCAAATTAAGCCAATGATGTTAATTTTGGGAGGACTAATACTCACTATTTACGTGATGATTTGTGGGGTTTTGCGCTGGAAGCAAACTAAATTAATTTTTTTTCCGTCTCCAGTGGTAGTAGCTACCCCAAAAGACTATCAACTTGCTTATGAAGAAGTTTGGCTTCCTGTTTCGACAGGCAAAATTCATGGTTGGTGGATACCTGCTAGTACTCTTGAAGCTCCAGTTATTTTATACTTGCATGGTAATGGTAGTAATAATGGTGATACCATCGGTCAAGCTACTCGTTTCCATCAATTAAATTTTTCTACTTTGCTAATTGATTATCGAGGCTATGGATATAGCAGTGGGCCGTTTCCTAATGAAACTTTAGTTTATGAAGATGCTGAAGCTGCTTGGCAATATTTAACTGTTGAGAGAAAAATTAACCCTAACAAGATTATCGTATACGGTCATTCTCTGGGAGGAGCGATCGCTCTGGAGTTGGCGACTAGACATCCCGAACTAGCTGGCCTCATTGTGAATGGAACTTTTACTTCAATGCGAGCGATCGCAGCTTACATGAAACAATACCGAATTTTACCTCTCGACTGGATTTTGACTCAAAAGTTTGATTCTATAACTAAAATTAAAACACTCAAAACTCCAATTTTGTTGATGCATGGAATAGAAGATCGAGTTGTTCCTGCTTGGATGAGTCAAGAATTATTTACTGCTACTGCTGCACCCAAGCAATTATGGTTAGTTCCCAAAGCGGGACACAACGATCTTGCTAAAGTGGCAGGAGAAGAATATCTTGAAAAGATTAAACAATTTGTTGAGCAAGTAACAAAATAA
- a CDS encoding serine hydrolase has product MDKKRSLVSSKSTPNQSKKKNLKPKKGNQPPVRPTSASKTKPQLNGTQNSSQRTSSTPQKRLEKKINRPQSFLDPQKLTSSSNLFVSAVRIAVIVIGISTILGTVIAVASNINSPLVQANQSTTEKLQAASAENQKELEKLLPNVVLGKEITSLKSKLQTLASQYPKLQPAIFLVDLDDHSYVSIQGSGAIAAASTIKIPILVAFFQDVDQGKFRLDQELTMNKEDIGSGSGSMQYEKPGTQFTTLEVATKMITISDNTATNMLIKIMGGAEKLNQRFLEWGLTETVIRNPLPDLEGTNSTTPEDLGNLLINLERGKLVSLKSRDRMFTIMSNLVRNTLLPVGLEADATIAHKTGDIRSVLGDVGIIDMPNGKRYVASVLVKRPDNDPQAKEFIQKMSQVAYQHLKWQPSNLFSEETFTH; this is encoded by the coding sequence GTGGACAAAAAACGCAGCCTGGTTTCTAGTAAATCAACTCCAAATCAAAGCAAAAAAAAGAATCTCAAGCCAAAAAAAGGCAATCAGCCTCCTGTTCGTCCCACTTCTGCTTCTAAAACTAAACCTCAACTCAATGGAACTCAAAATAGCTCCCAAAGAACTTCCTCTACACCACAAAAACGTTTAGAAAAAAAAATTAATCGTCCGCAAAGCTTTCTTGATCCTCAGAAGTTAACTTCGTCCTCAAATCTATTTGTCTCTGCTGTTCGTATCGCAGTAATTGTCATTGGTATTAGCACTATTTTAGGAACAGTTATTGCAGTTGCCAGTAATATTAACTCTCCCCTAGTTCAAGCAAATCAATCTACGACCGAAAAACTTCAAGCTGCTAGCGCAGAAAATCAAAAAGAATTAGAAAAATTACTTCCTAACGTGGTTTTGGGTAAAGAAATAACTAGCCTCAAAAGCAAACTACAAACTTTAGCTAGTCAATATCCCAAACTGCAACCAGCGATATTTTTAGTCGATCTTGACGATCATTCTTATGTAAGTATTCAAGGGTCTGGTGCTATTGCTGCTGCTAGTACGATCAAAATACCAATTTTAGTAGCTTTTTTCCAAGATGTAGACCAAGGCAAATTTCGTCTTGATCAAGAGTTAACTATGAATAAAGAGGACATCGGTAGTGGTTCTGGTAGTATGCAGTATGAAAAACCTGGAACACAATTTACTACCTTGGAAGTAGCAACCAAAATGATCACCATTAGTGATAATACTGCTACTAATATGTTGATCAAAATCATGGGCGGTGCTGAAAAACTCAATCAGCGTTTTTTAGAATGGGGTTTGACAGAAACTGTAATTCGCAATCCGTTACCCGATTTAGAAGGAACTAATTCTACTACTCCAGAAGATTTAGGCAATTTATTAATCAATCTCGAACGAGGCAAATTAGTGTCGCTGAAATCTCGCGATCGCATGTTCACAATCATGAGCAATTTGGTGAGAAATACTCTGCTACCTGTAGGTTTAGAAGCAGATGCCACCATTGCCCATAAAACAGGCGATATTCGTTCGGTTTTAGGAGATGTGGGCATTATTGATATGCCTAATGGTAAACGTTATGTAGCTTCGGTGTTAGTCAAACGCCCAGATAACGATCCACAAGCTAAAGAATTCATTCAAAAAATGTCTCAAGTTGCTTATCAACATTTGAAATGGCAACCCTCCAATCTTTTTAGTGAAGAAACATTTACTCATTGA
- a CDS encoding RNA-guided endonuclease InsQ/TnpB family protein — MVERAYKYRFYPTSEQEELLRRTMGCVRLVYNKALAARTEGWYQQQERIGYNQTSSLLTAWKKEEELSFLNEVSCVPLQQTLRHLSKAFENFWAKRAKYPNFKKKRNGGNAEFTRSAFKWKNGNLWLAKCKEPLNLVWSRYFPEECSPSTVTVKLTPSGRWYVSFLVEDPTVKPLPPTTKNIGLDAGLTSLVTTSDGEKVTNPKHFNNKYRRLRAAQKALSRKQKDSKNREKARIAVAKLQAKIADSRKDFLHKLTTQLVRENQVIAVEDLAVRNMVKNRSLARSISDAGWGELIRQLEYKCQWYGRELVKIDRWFPSSKRCGNCGFVIDKLPLNVRGWDCPECRTTHDRDVNASRNILAAGLAVTVCGSSVRPDRHSSKGASAVLGRGCDSNLVRVLVRPVVSPMSNSRRQLSKTAHSGRKQKPKS, encoded by the coding sequence ATGGTCGAACGCGCCTACAAATATAGGTTTTACCCGACATCCGAACAAGAAGAACTCTTGCGTCGGACGATGGGTTGCGTTCGATTGGTTTACAACAAAGCTTTGGCAGCTAGAACTGAAGGGTGGTATCAGCAACAAGAAAGAATTGGCTACAATCAAACCTCTTCTCTGCTTACTGCTTGGAAAAAAGAAGAAGAACTTAGTTTCTTGAACGAGGTTAGCTGCGTACCTCTTCAGCAAACACTTCGCCATTTGAGCAAAGCGTTTGAAAACTTCTGGGCAAAACGAGCTAAATATCCCAATTTCAAAAAGAAACGGAATGGCGGAAATGCTGAGTTTACCCGTTCTGCTTTTAAGTGGAAGAATGGTAATCTGTGGCTTGCTAAGTGCAAAGAGCCTTTGAATCTTGTTTGGAGTAGATATTTTCCTGAAGAATGCAGCCCGTCCACTGTAACAGTCAAACTTACTCCATCTGGTCGCTGGTATGTTTCTTTTTTGGTTGAAGACCCAACAGTCAAACCACTTCCACCAACGACTAAAAACATTGGGCTGGATGCTGGTTTGACTAGCTTGGTCACTACCAGCGACGGGGAAAAAGTAACCAATCCCAAGCACTTTAATAACAAATACCGAAGACTTAGAGCAGCACAAAAAGCACTTTCTCGGAAACAAAAAGACTCTAAAAATAGAGAAAAAGCAAGAATAGCTGTAGCGAAACTTCAAGCTAAAATAGCTGATTCTAGAAAGGATTTTCTGCACAAGCTGACAACTCAACTGGTACGCGAAAACCAAGTGATTGCGGTTGAGGATTTGGCTGTGCGGAACATGGTCAAGAATCGTTCTCTTGCTCGTAGCATCTCCGATGCTGGATGGGGAGAATTGATTCGACAACTTGAATACAAATGCCAGTGGTATGGTCGAGAACTGGTAAAAATTGACCGATGGTTTCCGTCCAGTAAAAGGTGTGGAAACTGCGGTTTTGTAATCGATAAACTGCCGTTGAATGTTAGAGGATGGGACTGTCCAGAATGCAGGACAACTCACGACCGAGACGTCAACGCCAGTCGTAATATTTTGGCTGCGGGACTCGCAGTGACAGTCTGTGGATCGAGTGTAAGACCTGATAGACATAGCTCTAAAGGAGCGAGTGCGGTCTTGGGGAGGGGCTGTGACTCGAACTTGGTTCGAGTCCTTGTACGCCCCGTGGTTTCCCCCATGAGCAACTCGCGTAGGCAACTGAGTAAAACCGCGCACAGCGGAAGGAAACAGAAACCTAAGTCGTGA
- a CDS encoding fasciclin domain-containing protein: MKTKYLLKNLTGAIALTSGIALIGIPTLAQSFYFFPSSYFYRSAFPYESEDNPNVAELLAANPELKTVSSLLKDANLAESLDEKEVTFFAPTDEAFQALPVATQEKLSNPDKLAQLLKYHIVEGKITDENIKTQKIATLLGSPVKIVGVPLQNKQVQIKLNQATASQPLPATNGVVIPIDSVLLPPNF; this comes from the coding sequence ATGAAAACTAAATATTTACTTAAAAACTTAACAGGAGCAATTGCTTTAACTAGCGGGATTGCTCTAATTGGCATTCCTACGTTAGCACAATCGTTTTATTTTTTTCCTTCTAGTTATTTCTATCGTTCAGCTTTTCCCTATGAATCGGAAGATAATCCAAATGTAGCTGAATTATTAGCTGCCAATCCAGAGTTAAAAACTGTTTCTTCTTTATTAAAAGATGCCAACTTGGCAGAAAGTCTTGACGAAAAAGAAGTAACCTTTTTTGCTCCAACTGATGAAGCTTTTCAAGCTTTACCTGTTGCTACTCAAGAAAAATTATCTAATCCAGACAAATTGGCTCAATTACTCAAATATCATATTGTTGAAGGAAAAATTACCGACGAGAATATTAAAACTCAAAAAATAGCGACTTTATTAGGTAGTCCAGTCAAAATTGTAGGCGTTCCCCTACAAAATAAACAAGTTCAAATTAAACTCAACCAAGCGACAGCAAGTCAACCTCTTCCTGCTACCAATGGTGTTGTGATTCCGATTGATAGTGTGTTACTTCCTCCTAACTTCTAG